The following proteins are co-located in the Maridesulfovibrio sp. genome:
- a CDS encoding cyclase family protein → MPVIDISHTIKNGMPVFPGTEAPTIEEVFSHEVHGFREHRLNIFSHIGTHIDAPNHMLPEGETLDEMDVSRFIGPGICIDCTHKTPESPEISIDDLTPYETEISECDFVLLNTGWNKHWGTNKYFTRYPALNEAAASWLVDFNLKGVGVDVISIDSAEISGYAVHNILLEQGTIIIENLNNLHLLPKDGFLFSSLPLKFVSADGSPVRAIAIY, encoded by the coding sequence ATGCCTGTAATCGACATTTCTCATACAATCAAAAACGGCATGCCCGTTTTTCCCGGTACGGAAGCCCCGACCATTGAAGAAGTGTTTTCGCATGAAGTGCATGGTTTTCGTGAACATAGGCTCAACATATTTTCACACATAGGAACTCACATAGACGCCCCAAACCATATGCTTCCTGAGGGCGAAACCCTGGATGAAATGGACGTCAGCCGATTTATAGGACCGGGGATATGCATTGATTGCACCCACAAGACTCCGGAATCGCCCGAGATTAGTATTGACGACCTTACTCCCTACGAGACGGAGATAAGTGAATGCGACTTTGTCCTGCTGAACACCGGCTGGAACAAACACTGGGGTACTAACAAGTATTTCACACGCTATCCGGCCTTAAATGAAGCCGCTGCCAGTTGGTTGGTTGATTTCAACCTGAAAGGAGTAGGAGTGGATGTTATTTCGATCGATTCTGCAGAGATCAGTGGTTATGCGGTGCACAATATTCTTTTGGAGCAGGGTACGATCATCATTGAAAACCTGAACAACCTTCACCTATTGCCGAAAGATGGTTTTTTATTCTCCTCCCTGCCGCTCAAGTTCGTGAGCGCTGACGGATCACCGGTAAGAGCCATTGCGATTTACTAA
- a CDS encoding transporter substrate-binding domain-containing protein, which yields MYYQWKINLFKLLIIILLLGAVRNAQAYELTIFADNWPPYNFKKNNKIVGISTELIEAALQKSKIKYKIQTRPFKRALLTVQKKPDTMLFTVARIPQREDLFSWIGPLHPRRVYFFKLKNRTDIQIGGVDDIKKYYTGVLSGGSIEQFFNSNGFRDENYCLVSNSEQLLKMLFKKRIDLIPGDPLDLAYQMNTLGYKYSELEIAYLLSEEGGYYMVANKKTPASLLKKIQKSLEEVLATGLRDQIIKKYVK from the coding sequence ATGTACTATCAATGGAAAATAAACTTATTCAAACTTCTAATAATAATTCTATTGCTTGGTGCAGTTCGAAATGCACAAGCTTATGAACTTACTATCTTTGCAGACAACTGGCCTCCATATAACTTCAAAAAGAATAACAAGATTGTTGGAATCAGCACAGAACTGATAGAAGCAGCACTACAAAAATCTAAAATTAAATATAAAATTCAAACACGCCCTTTTAAACGGGCTTTACTTACTGTTCAAAAGAAGCCGGACACTATGCTCTTTACAGTGGCACGCATTCCGCAACGCGAGGATCTATTTTCCTGGATTGGCCCCCTACACCCCAGAAGAGTATACTTTTTTAAATTAAAAAATCGTACCGACATACAGATTGGTGGAGTAGATGATATTAAAAAATATTATACAGGCGTTCTTTCGGGAGGCTCTATTGAACAATTCTTTAACTCCAATGGGTTCCGGGATGAAAACTACTGTTTAGTCAGCAACTCTGAACAATTATTAAAAATGCTCTTTAAAAAGCGCATAGACCTTATTCCGGGAGATCCGCTAGATTTGGCCTATCAAATGAATACGCTGGGATACAAGTATTCAGAACTTGAAATTGCATACCTGCTATCTGAGGAAGGCGGTTACTATATGGTAGCAAATAAAAAGACTCCGGCGAGCCTTTTAAAAAAAATACAAAAATCCTTAGAAGAAGTTTTAGCAACAGGTCTCAGAGATCAAATTATAAAAAAATATGTGAAGTGA
- a CDS encoding nucleoside triphosphate pyrophosphatase: protein MSIYRTVKPLILGSGSPRRKDLLHSAGLEFEIKPATCEEPTPTPGQDPEDYATKMAELKAINVAENNPGTYVLGSDTIVVRDRDILGKPVDREEAYQMVKSLCGRKHKVISGCALISPEGKKMSYAVSTEVEFIDFNEAAVRAYAATGEPDDKAGAYAIQGQGAFLVKGISGSYTNVVGLPLARVIESLMDWGVIVAG, encoded by the coding sequence ATGAGCATATATAGAACAGTAAAACCGCTGATTCTCGGATCAGGCTCCCCGCGCCGCAAGGACCTGCTGCACTCAGCCGGACTGGAATTTGAAATCAAACCCGCAACATGTGAAGAACCAACCCCGACTCCCGGTCAGGATCCGGAAGACTACGCAACAAAAATGGCCGAACTCAAAGCCATAAACGTTGCTGAAAACAATCCCGGAACATACGTACTCGGTTCCGACACCATAGTAGTCCGTGACCGCGACATCCTCGGTAAACCCGTAGACCGTGAAGAAGCCTACCAGATGGTAAAATCCCTTTGCGGAAGAAAACATAAGGTAATCAGCGGCTGCGCGCTTATTTCCCCTGAAGGCAAAAAAATGAGCTACGCAGTCTCCACCGAAGTTGAGTTCATAGATTTCAACGAAGCAGCAGTACGAGCCTACGCCGCCACCGGAGAACCGGACGACAAAGCCGGAGCATACGCCATTCAAGGCCAAGGAGCGTTTCTGGTCAAAGGTATCAGCGGATCATACACCAACGTAGTGGGACTGCCCCTTGCGCGTGTCATTGAAAGTTTGATGGATTGGGGAGTGATTGTTGCGGGATAG
- a CDS encoding GNAT family N-acetyltransferase encodes MINITPPGCVHALDLEALRRPEITFWSVWYKEELLGCVALKELDQYHAEIKSMRTATIHQGKGVASYLLRFIINEARRRDYKQLNLETGSYEAFEPARKLYEKFGFTYCGPFADYKKNANSTFMSLDL; translated from the coding sequence ATGATCAACATAACTCCTCCGGGTTGTGTGCATGCTCTTGATCTGGAAGCCTTGCGCAGACCGGAGATAACTTTCTGGAGTGTCTGGTATAAGGAAGAATTGCTTGGCTGCGTAGCGCTGAAAGAACTTGATCAGTATCACGCTGAAATCAAGTCCATGCGAACAGCTACCATTCATCAAGGGAAAGGTGTTGCGTCCTATCTTCTCCGGTTCATTATTAACGAAGCAAGACGTCGAGACTACAAGCAGCTGAACTTGGAAACAGGGTCATATGAAGCTTTTGAACCTGCACGCAAACTATACGAAAAATTCGGATTCACCTATTGCGGACCTTTTGCTGACTATAAGAAGAATGCAAATAGTACTTTCATGAGCCTTGATTTGTAA
- a CDS encoding GNAT family N-acetyltransferase, producing the protein MENFTIHTMTRDELNWAVDMAANEGWNPGLNDAEAFYAQDPNGFLIGLLNDSPIGCISAVSYGGTFGFIGFYIVAQPHRGKGYGMKLWRAAMEKMQGHVVGLDGVFEQQENYRNSGFDFQYSNIRFEFRNTLHTATTQLPAGLIKTAPTMLEEVVSYESKLFPYARETFLSKWLSLPDSVALVSRSEGLLNGYGVIRKCRSGSKIGPLFADNGEIAELLFQNLCASVDAESLIYLDVPEINAQGLSLAERYGMKKVFGTARMYAGPAPDLDVNRIFGVTTFELG; encoded by the coding sequence ATGGAAAATTTCACTATTCATACCATGACTAGGGACGAACTGAACTGGGCAGTGGATATGGCTGCCAACGAAGGTTGGAATCCGGGCTTGAATGATGCGGAGGCATTTTATGCTCAAGATCCAAACGGCTTTCTTATCGGACTGCTGAACGACTCTCCTATCGGATGCATCTCTGCTGTAAGCTATGGCGGGACCTTCGGATTCATCGGGTTCTATATTGTTGCCCAGCCCCATCGGGGCAAAGGTTACGGCATGAAACTCTGGCGGGCAGCCATGGAAAAGATGCAAGGACATGTCGTTGGTCTTGACGGCGTCTTCGAGCAACAGGAAAACTATCGCAACAGCGGATTTGACTTTCAGTACAGCAATATTCGATTTGAATTCCGCAACACATTGCATACCGCAACAACACAATTACCTGCAGGACTGATCAAGACTGCCCCTACTATGCTTGAAGAAGTTGTCTCTTATGAATCCAAGCTGTTTCCCTACGCAAGGGAAACGTTTTTATCCAAATGGCTGAGCTTACCAGACTCTGTCGCTCTAGTCTCTCGCTCGGAAGGCCTCCTCAACGGATATGGCGTGATACGTAAATGCCGTTCCGGGAGCAAGATCGGCCCCCTTTTTGCCGACAACGGAGAAATCGCAGAACTTTTATTCCAGAACCTTTGTGCAAGTGTTGACGCAGAGTCCTTAATATACCTTGATGTTCCAGAGATAAACGCTCAAGGATTATCATTGGCTGAGCGCTACGGCATGAAAAAAGTTTTTGGTACAGCGCGTATGTATGCTGGACCGGCACCGGATTTGGATGTGAATAGAATTTTCGGCGTCACAACATTCGAGCTAGGATAA
- a CDS encoding phosphatidylglycerophosphatase A — protein sequence MKKISINLTHVATLGPVGHLPKAPGTWGSAAALITAPFLFLPFQLPIRILILGLIFYFGAKACSVAEKQFGKKDPGCVVIDELLGQWLVFLPFPAVVTWHLIAGFILFRIFDILKPFPIKQSEKWLKDGWGVMIDDAFAGVYAMLVLGLLRYLT from the coding sequence ATGAAAAAAATAAGCATAAACCTAACGCATGTGGCGACTCTCGGCCCTGTAGGACACCTGCCGAAGGCTCCGGGGACATGGGGATCAGCCGCAGCTCTTATTACCGCACCGTTTTTGTTTCTGCCATTTCAACTCCCGATCAGAATACTTATTCTGGGGTTGATTTTTTACTTCGGAGCTAAAGCCTGTTCTGTAGCCGAAAAACAATTTGGAAAGAAAGACCCCGGCTGTGTCGTCATTGATGAACTGCTGGGACAGTGGCTGGTATTTCTGCCTTTCCCTGCTGTCGTAACATGGCACCTGATTGCAGGTTTCATTCTTTTCCGAATCTTTGACATCCTCAAACCGTTTCCCATCAAGCAGTCCGAAAAATGGCTCAAAGACGGCTGGGGAGTGATGATCGATGATGCCTTTGCAGGAGTTTACGCCATGCTTGTTCTCGGTCTGCTCCGCTACCTTACCTAA
- a CDS encoding AraC family transcriptional regulator, whose product MIHENPILATWSSIAESSKVFPVMPDGCRDLIIKQNPGCPTHLFISPLMSTPQKIFAQKGTAFIGIRLKPGASIAAHILNDHPLPDSIQGLTELAYDAASMSGDVSDMMRCLALATTPATAASDLGVSLRTLQRHTMKVTGQTPDFWRRLARARKAARYILSGVLLHEAAQACHYSDQAHMTRELKCWFAMTPGEIAASRHDRNHPSWGICHIGYDAPESGEQISIR is encoded by the coding sequence ATGATTCATGAAAACCCAATTCTAGCAACTTGGTCTTCTATAGCTGAGAGCTCTAAAGTATTTCCCGTTATGCCCGATGGTTGCCGCGACTTGATCATTAAACAAAATCCGGGCTGCCCGACGCACTTATTTATCTCGCCGCTCATGTCCACTCCCCAGAAGATTTTTGCTCAAAAAGGCACTGCATTTATCGGGATTCGGCTCAAGCCCGGTGCGTCAATTGCGGCTCATATACTCAACGATCATCCCCTGCCGGATTCCATACAAGGACTGACCGAATTAGCATATGATGCCGCTTCTATGTCTGGAGATGTCTCAGATATGATGCGCTGCTTGGCTCTGGCTACGACACCTGCCACTGCTGCCAGCGACTTGGGCGTTAGCCTGCGAACTTTGCAGCGCCACACCATGAAAGTAACAGGGCAGACTCCCGACTTTTGGCGCAGACTGGCCCGGGCACGCAAGGCTGCCCGCTATATCTTGTCCGGAGTCCTTTTGCATGAAGCTGCCCAAGCTTGCCATTATTCAGACCAAGCACACATGACACGGGAGTTAAAGTGCTGGTTCGCCATGACTCCCGGCGAGATAGCCGCCAGCCGGCATGACCGCAACCATCCCTCGTGGGGCATCTGCCATATTGGCTATGATGCCCCGGAGAGCGGCGAGCAGATTTCAATCAGATAG
- a CDS encoding (4Fe-4S)-binding protein encodes MCDGSHSAAGFAGSRKKFEKMEPEHYVGKEITIVYDCYLCMGDGACGELESVFGTHDKPKYDPDGAPVEEIIATIEKCPSGALSYILDGVHVRSYFDKPRVVVYKNGPLHVQGEVDLIDDQNSDELLPVVDHYTLCRCGGSGKKPLCDGSHKENGFKG; translated from the coding sequence ATGTGCGACGGCAGCCATTCAGCAGCAGGTTTTGCAGGATCTAGAAAAAAATTCGAGAAGATGGAACCGGAGCACTATGTAGGTAAAGAAATAACAATTGTTTATGATTGTTATCTTTGTATGGGGGATGGGGCCTGCGGTGAGCTTGAATCCGTATTCGGTACTCATGACAAACCGAAGTATGACCCTGATGGTGCGCCGGTAGAAGAAATTATCGCAACTATTGAAAAATGTCCGTCAGGGGCATTAAGTTACATTCTTGATGGAGTGCATGTCAGATCCTATTTTGATAAACCGCGAGTAGTTGTCTATAAAAACGGCCCCTTGCATGTTCAGGGAGAGGTTGATCTGATTGATGACCAGAATTCGGATGAACTGTTGCCTGTGGTTGATCATTATACCCTTTGTCGCTGTGGCGGGTCGGGGAAGAAGCCGTTGTGCGATGGCTCACACAAGGAAAACGGTTTTAAAGGATGA
- a CDS encoding transporter substrate-binding domain-containing protein: MKQVAIVFVLLSLVIGVVPVDDSFADNLRVMVHEGALPPYYYKDGDSKTGIVKDVFNAFVKETGDTIEFVRCPFNRSQRKFDRGEIDIEPMSNPAWRQSAKVLGVFSKPFAVSHSIVLFRAETFIPDVTPQDLLGKSIGVVRGYHYPVYSAYFADGRINTHILENEDKLLQLLLAGRLDQALINKDTALYQIRELGIGDKLVVGKSYDSLDMMIRFHPSKQYALPRFNKAIDKLLNDGIIAKIYDKYR, from the coding sequence ATGAAGCAGGTGGCGATTGTTTTTGTCTTATTATCTTTAGTGATCGGTGTTGTCCCCGTCGATGATAGTTTTGCGGACAATTTGCGTGTTATGGTGCACGAGGGGGCCTTGCCTCCGTATTATTATAAAGATGGTGACTCTAAAACCGGTATTGTAAAAGATGTTTTCAATGCCTTTGTAAAGGAAACCGGAGATACAATTGAGTTTGTACGGTGCCCGTTTAATAGATCTCAACGCAAATTTGATCGTGGTGAAATAGATATTGAACCCATGTCTAACCCCGCATGGCGGCAGTCTGCTAAAGTTTTGGGCGTTTTCAGTAAACCGTTTGCCGTGTCTCATTCAATTGTTCTGTTCAGGGCTGAGACGTTTATTCCCGATGTCACCCCTCAAGACTTGCTTGGGAAAAGTATAGGAGTCGTGCGTGGGTATCATTATCCGGTGTACAGTGCATATTTTGCAGACGGGAGAATCAATACCCATATTTTAGAAAACGAGGATAAATTATTGCAATTGCTCCTTGCAGGTCGTTTAGATCAGGCACTTATAAATAAAGATACAGCGCTGTACCAGATCAGGGAGCTTGGTATTGGGGATAAGCTTGTGGTCGGTAAGTCCTATGATTCTCTCGATATGATGATTCGTTTTCACCCCAGTAAGCAATATGCTCTTCCGAGGTTTAACAAAGCGATAGACAAGCTCCTGAATGACGGAATTATTGCGAAAATCTATGATAAATACCGTTAA
- a CDS encoding VOC family protein: MKLKYTILYVEEVTSSIEFYEQAFGLQRIMIHESGDYGELNTGATTLSFSSRRLMTELGKSPGIPDPSSPVFEIAFETEDVAAALEKARSAGATVVQEVRDEAWGQTTAYVVDNNGYLIEICSPLSGAS; encoded by the coding sequence ATGAAATTAAAATATACCATCCTCTACGTTGAGGAAGTGACCAGCAGTATTGAGTTTTATGAGCAGGCTTTTGGGCTGCAGCGCATCATGATTCATGAATCCGGAGATTATGGAGAACTGAATACCGGGGCAACGACATTGTCTTTTTCATCGCGCCGCCTTATGACTGAACTTGGTAAATCTCCCGGCATCCCCGATCCATCTTCTCCGGTTTTTGAAATTGCTTTTGAAACGGAAGATGTGGCTGCCGCCCTTGAGAAAGCCAGGTCTGCCGGAGCTACTGTGGTGCAAGAGGTACGTGATGAAGCGTGGGGCCAGACCACAGCCTACGTTGTCGACAACAACGGCTATCTGATTGAAATCTGCTCGCCGCTCTCCGGGGCATCATAG
- a CDS encoding phage regulatory CII family protein has protein sequence MSYETITKVTQDIVLEGTKPAKEVAQSIGKPYSTLLREINPFDNNAKLGATTLMDILRTTQETKPLEFIAESIGYTLKPRVN, from the coding sequence ATGAGCTATGAAACAATCACAAAAGTGACTCAGGATATTGTTCTTGAAGGAACCAAGCCGGCCAAAGAAGTGGCCCAGTCCATTGGAAAGCCCTACTCCACACTGCTGCGGGAAATCAATCCTTTTGACAACAACGCTAAGCTCGGAGCCACCACCTTGATGGATATCCTTAGGACAACACAGGAGACCAAACCTCTTGAGTTTATTGCCGAGTCCATCGGATATACCCTCAAACCGCGTGTAAATTAA
- a CDS encoding AMP-binding protein, protein MNLQDTPTLKNALALSAEKYTDRPAVCFVGETPMTYGEFKKLVDDVSLLLHSRSITKGDKVAILSENMPNWGAAYLAITCMGAIAIPILTEFHEGAVHHILRHSESKAIFVSERLQHKVDEYESDDLHTVITINDFSLSTNEGLRQTFKEGMVQARKSFEHVKEQVKERISKELEKYTDMGKEFVRPSTEIDVDDIAAILYTSGTTGSSKGVILTHRNIVFNAIASANIVDVNTEDRLVSVLPLAHTFECTLGMVLPLIHGASIHYLRKPPTPKTLLPAMAKVKPTMLLIVPLIIEKIFKNRVQPKLKGSGIMRSVMKLGAARKKLYAVAGKKLMEAFGGKLRCMPIGGAFLAPEVEEFLVHSGLPYTVGYGMTETSPLCTGEPASSTRFRSVGRLLKGMEIKIDNPDPETGEGEILVKGPNVMQGYYKAPKVTEEVLIGNGFLRTGDLGYIDKDGYIFLRGRLKNVIIGPSGENIYPEEVESIIGECDYVLESIVYRAEGKLVARVHLDYVKFDEELGTGKMIESKAREAVHNHLDSIKKTVNGKVSSFAKISKVIEQSEPFEKTPTQKIKRYLYIDMEENQKR, encoded by the coding sequence GTGAATCTGCAAGACACCCCGACCCTGAAAAATGCGCTAGCACTTAGTGCCGAGAAATATACAGACCGCCCCGCTGTCTGCTTTGTGGGCGAAACACCCATGACCTACGGTGAGTTCAAAAAGCTGGTGGACGACGTCTCCTTGCTGCTCCACAGCCGCAGCATCACCAAAGGCGACAAAGTCGCCATCTTGAGCGAGAACATGCCCAACTGGGGTGCCGCCTATCTTGCCATCACCTGCATGGGGGCCATTGCCATTCCGATACTCACCGAATTTCACGAAGGTGCAGTTCATCACATTCTCCGCCATTCCGAATCCAAAGCCATCTTTGTTTCCGAACGTCTGCAGCACAAAGTGGATGAATACGAATCCGATGATCTCCACACAGTTATCACTATCAATGACTTTTCGCTTTCCACAAACGAGGGACTGCGCCAGACTTTTAAGGAAGGCATGGTCCAAGCACGTAAATCCTTTGAACACGTCAAGGAACAGGTCAAAGAACGAATCAGCAAGGAACTGGAAAAATACACAGATATGGGCAAAGAATTCGTTCGCCCATCAACTGAAATCGACGTTGATGACATTGCCGCGATCCTATACACCTCCGGCACCACAGGAAGCTCTAAAGGCGTCATTCTCACACACCGCAACATTGTGTTCAACGCCATTGCAAGTGCCAATATCGTTGACGTGAATACCGAGGACCGTCTTGTTTCGGTCCTGCCGCTGGCGCACACCTTTGAATGCACTCTGGGCATGGTCCTGCCGCTCATTCATGGAGCTTCCATTCATTACCTGCGTAAGCCGCCAACTCCCAAAACCCTGCTCCCGGCCATGGCCAAGGTTAAACCGACCATGCTGCTCATCGTGCCGTTGATTATTGAAAAAATTTTCAAGAACCGCGTCCAGCCCAAGCTCAAGGGGTCCGGCATCATGCGCAGTGTCATGAAGCTCGGTGCTGCCCGCAAAAAGCTCTATGCTGTTGCCGGTAAAAAGCTCATGGAAGCCTTTGGCGGAAAGCTTCGCTGCATGCCTATCGGCGGAGCATTCCTGGCACCGGAAGTCGAAGAATTTCTTGTACATTCAGGTCTGCCCTATACCGTTGGCTACGGCATGACCGAGACCAGTCCGCTCTGCACCGGTGAACCAGCCAGTTCCACCCGTTTCCGTTCTGTCGGACGCCTTCTTAAGGGCATGGAAATAAAAATAGATAATCCCGACCCCGAGACCGGCGAAGGTGAGATTCTGGTCAAAGGCCCAAACGTTATGCAGGGCTACTACAAGGCACCTAAAGTCACGGAAGAAGTACTCATAGGAAACGGCTTTCTCCGCACTGGCGATCTCGGTTACATTGATAAAGACGGATACATTTTTCTGCGGGGTCGCCTGAAGAATGTGATCATCGGTCCCAGCGGCGAAAATATTTATCCCGAAGAAGTCGAATCCATTATCGGCGAATGCGACTACGTATTGGAATCAATTGTCTATCGCGCCGAGGGCAAGCTTGTTGCCCGCGTTCATCTCGATTATGTCAAATTTGATGAAGAACTCGGTACCGGTAAAATGATTGAGTCAAAAGCCCGCGAAGCCGTGCATAATCATCTCGATTCCATCAAGAAGACCGTCAACGGCAAGGTCTCCAGTTTTGCGAAAATCTCCAAGGTAATCGAACAAAGCGAGCCGTTTGAAAAAACTCCCACTCAAAAGATAAAACGCTATCTCTACATAGACATGGAAGAAAACCAAAAACGATAG
- a CDS encoding LysE family translocator, protein MISYEFLITALVVVLIPGTGVIYTVSNGLFLGKKASLAAAAGCTAGIIPHLAASTLGLSAILHMSALAFQFMKFAGAAYLLYLAWITWKDTGGLSFNKPGEEKNTQLWHIAKRGFLINILNPKLSIFFLAFLPLFVPQEASSPTLYMITLSAVFMAMTFVVFIAYGLCATGVRHQVISSPKIIRWMQRSFAVIFAALGLKLAAAEQ, encoded by the coding sequence ATGATCAGCTATGAATTTTTAATTACAGCGCTAGTTGTGGTACTCATACCGGGAACAGGAGTAATTTACACTGTCTCTAACGGGTTATTCCTTGGGAAAAAAGCCAGCCTTGCTGCAGCAGCCGGATGTACTGCCGGAATAATCCCCCACCTGGCAGCATCCACTCTGGGATTATCAGCGATACTGCACATGAGTGCACTGGCATTCCAATTTATGAAATTTGCAGGAGCGGCTTACCTGCTCTACCTTGCATGGATTACATGGAAAGACACGGGCGGCTTAAGTTTCAACAAACCCGGCGAAGAAAAAAATACCCAGTTATGGCATATTGCTAAGCGAGGATTTCTCATAAACATCCTCAACCCGAAATTATCTATATTCTTTCTTGCTTTCCTGCCTCTTTTCGTTCCGCAAGAAGCAAGCTCTCCGACCCTTTATATGATTACCTTAAGCGCTGTTTTCATGGCTATGACTTTTGTCGTATTCATTGCATACGGCCTTTGTGCAACAGGTGTACGCCATCAGGTAATATCTTCACCCAAGATTATTCGCTGGATGCAAAGATCGTTTGCAGTCATCTTTGCCGCTTTGGGGCTGAAATTGGCAGCAGCAGAGCAATAG
- a CDS encoding diguanylate cyclase, with product MLALIDMRTMLQVGAMVCLTLALVMTYYFFARKTYQGFQHWTAGFVCVGIGAVLVSMRNLLPAFISIILGNFLIIMMPALLLYGLEVFLSLEQRQTKLNTIAIALFVSAFLWWTYISPSVHFRIICISILMALLFAQSFYISIKYIPSTLGKQEWLFVATLGISTISSAFRATITILSIGNVKFINNTNILQSTALLLIILSVTACACSILILNSYRMENDLKKARDRIEGLVNIDDLCKIYNRRFFNKKLVQEFTRHQRTSTPLSLLMLDIDCFKLYNDTYGHLAGDQCLTQVASVLNMSVGRSSDITARYGGEEFVVLLPNTETKGAQNVAETIQKGLKHAAIPHKASTVANTITLSIGIATIIPERSTSPNLLIKHADHSLYIGKNNGKNQIQIYTDT from the coding sequence ATGCTGGCCCTGATAGACATGCGAACAATGCTGCAAGTCGGCGCAATGGTATGCCTTACTTTAGCACTGGTTATGACTTACTATTTTTTTGCTCGAAAAACATATCAGGGATTTCAACACTGGACAGCTGGATTTGTATGCGTGGGCATAGGAGCAGTTTTAGTTTCTATGCGAAATTTACTTCCGGCTTTTATTTCGATTATTTTAGGTAATTTTCTCATTATCATGATGCCTGCCTTACTCCTGTATGGCCTGGAAGTCTTTTTAAGCCTTGAGCAAAGACAAACAAAACTCAACACAATAGCCATAGCGTTATTTGTTTCAGCCTTCTTATGGTGGACATATATCAGCCCAAGCGTACACTTTAGAATAATATGCATAAGCATTCTAATGGCTTTACTTTTCGCACAATCATTTTACATCTCAATAAAATACATCCCATCAACATTAGGCAAACAGGAATGGTTGTTTGTTGCAACACTGGGTATATCTACCATATCTTCTGCCTTTCGGGCGACAATAACTATATTAAGTATAGGCAATGTAAAATTTATAAACAACACAAACATTCTACAATCAACAGCCCTACTTTTAATTATATTAAGCGTAACAGCATGCGCTTGCTCTATTCTTATATTGAACTCTTATCGAATGGAAAACGACCTAAAAAAAGCCAGAGACAGAATTGAAGGACTCGTCAATATTGATGATTTGTGCAAAATTTATAACAGAAGATTTTTTAACAAAAAACTAGTTCAAGAATTTACTAGACACCAAAGGACCTCAACACCCTTATCTCTGCTGATGCTAGATATTGACTGCTTTAAACTATACAATGATACCTACGGACACTTAGCAGGAGATCAATGCCTTACACAAGTTGCATCTGTATTGAATATGTCCGTGGGCCGATCTTCAGACATAACTGCGAGATATGGAGGCGAGGAATTTGTTGTTCTTCTACCGAACACGGAAACCAAAGGTGCCCAAAATGTAGCTGAGACCATCCAAAAAGGTTTAAAACATGCTGCAATCCCCCATAAAGCCTCAACTGTAGCTAACACTATAACCTTAAGTATTGGTATCGCCACAATCATTCCAGAAAGATCAACCTCACCTAATTTGCTTATTAAGCATGCCGATCATTCTCTATACATAGGAAAAAACAATGGAAAAAATCAAATTCAAATATATACGGACACATAA
- the pal gene encoding peptidoglycan-associated lipoprotein Pal, translating into MRARAIILCVVFMLIAGLGAGCSKKQVESSPASPAVEERMAQQQGNEQLKNEEQARLERERALQEQALEDERQAAAAKKDFNDAVVELGNMIHFDFDSFEIKQEYRPLLQQKAEILKKYDNVTMVIEGYCDDRGTEEYNLALGERRARAAYEFLILLGVAPERLSIVSFGEEDPIDPGHNETAWAKNRRAQFRLTY; encoded by the coding sequence ATGAGAGCTAGAGCGATAATATTATGTGTTGTATTCATGTTGATTGCCGGTCTTGGTGCCGGTTGTTCCAAGAAGCAAGTTGAATCTTCCCCGGCCAGCCCTGCTGTAGAGGAAAGAATGGCTCAGCAGCAGGGAAATGAACAGCTTAAGAATGAAGAACAAGCCCGTTTGGAAAGAGAGAGAGCTCTTCAGGAGCAGGCTCTTGAAGACGAGCGTCAGGCTGCTGCCGCTAAAAAGGATTTTAATGATGCTGTCGTAGAGCTTGGAAATATGATCCATTTTGATTTCGATTCTTTTGAAATCAAGCAGGAATATCGTCCTCTGCTGCAGCAGAAGGCTGAAATTCTTAAGAAGTATGATAACGTTACCATGGTTATCGAAGGTTACTGCGATGATCGTGGAACCGAAGAGTACAACCTTGCTCTTGGTGAGCGTCGTGCCCGTGCAGCATATGAGTTTCTCATCCTGCTCGGTGTGGCTCCAGAAAGGTTGAGTATTGTAAGTTTCGGCGAAGAGGATCCCATTGATCCCGGTCACAATGAAACCGCATGGGCTAAGAACAGAAGAGCCCAGTTCCGCCTGACTTACTAG